The following DNA comes from Candidatus Methylacidiphilales bacterium.
ATCGGCTCGTCGTGCTGGGTCCGCTTTTTTGCCCTTTTTACCTTGGGTTTGGAGATTTTTTTACGGGTACTTTTACGGCGGGTTGAATGTGTCTTCTTCATGGCAAAGCAATAACACAAAATCCGCCATTTTGCCAGAACAAGTACGCACTCAGGTGGGGGCTACCCGCGCCGGATGCCCTTTTCAAACAGCAGCGGCGGAAGTACGCAGGGCTTTATCACAATCGTTGAAAGCCTTTTCCAACGCTTCAAGCGGGTTGCCGGAGGGGATAAACTCATGCGAGATAAACCCGGTGTAGCCAGTCGCTGCTATCGCCTTGTAAATGGCGGGATAAAACAGCTCTTGTGTACTGTCAGGTTGTCCCCTGCCCGGATTTCCAGCCGTATGGTAATGCGCAAAGAAGGCATGGTTGGCCTGGATGCTGCGGATGATGTCGCCCTCCATGATCTGCATGTGATAGATGTCGTAGAGCAACTTGAACGCAGGCGACGCGACGCGCCGACAAAGCTCCACACCCCATGCCGTGTGGTCGCATTGATAATCCTTGTGATCGACTTTGCTGTTGAGCAGCTCCATAGCCAGCGTTACTCCGGCGTCGGCCGCGGCTGGAGCAACTTTCGCGATTGTTTCTGCACACTGCTCAAGCCCCGCCTCGTCACTTAGTCCGGCCCGGTTTCCGGAAAAACAGATCAGAATGGGAATTTTCCATTGGCCCGCTTTGGCGATATTGGCCCGAAGCTCCTTCTCGATCCGGCCGGCGTCTTCCCGCCGGTTTAGGCCCTGTTCAATGGTCCCGTGCCCATTTATGGCTGAAACCGACAACCCATGTCGCTTCACTGCCGGCCAAAGGGTTTCGTCGATAAGATCGATCCCTTGATAGCCGATTTTGGCCGCGCCTGACAGCAATGCATCCGGCTCGATACCGCGATTTTGAAAACACCACCAGGACAGGGATTGGGAAATCTTGCTCATTTCGCAGCTGCTTTTGATGTCCAATCGAACAAAATACCCATTGTCGAGGCGCGGTCCCGATTGACTGTAGTGTGCCCAACATGGGCAGGCCGCGTATCTAATGACATCCGGTGTCAAAGATTGACGTCACCGGCTGCCCGGTATCGTCCATCAAACCCAATGGGTGATTTATCATTTTATGCGTTCCAGAAGCAACGTCCGGCTGCGAATCGCACCGCCATGTCCTCCCGATGCCGTATCGCCGGGCAGGCCCAGTGTCATCAATTGATAACCGCTGTAACGGCCAAGTTCGGTCCCTTTTTCATCGATGACCGCATAAACTGACGCGGCATCCAACGCCCGGAGGCGCGCAGGTGTCCGAAACCGTCCCTGCGCAAGATTGATGACGGCAATCGAATAGACGGCCCGGCTGGCATCTGGAAGCACAATTTCCCAAATCGACACGCCGCCCTCCAGTCCAAGACTCAGGCGGTAAAGGTCGCCCTCTTGCACAACCGGCCGGATCTTTTTATAAAACTCAATTTTACGTTTGTAGGCATCCAGTTCCTCCGCGGAAAGACGGTTGAGGGCAGATCCGATTCCCAACGCTCCGCGCATGGCGACATCAAACCTCAGGTCGAGCGACGCAATGCGTTTGGTCAGCGGGTTTTCTTCATTGGTGACCCAGCACTCCATGGCGCGCGGTGGATAGGCAAGGCTGAAACCATCTTCGATGATCACACGATCATGCGCGTCGCTGTTATCGCTGGCCCAGACCTGGTCGGCGCGGCCAAACATCCCGATGTCCACGCGTCCACCGCCTGCCGAACAGCTTTGGATACTGAGTTTGGGATGCGCGCCGCGCAGTCGGTCGAAGAGGGAGTAAACGGCCGCGACGTGCTTTTGCCAGATGGCTTTGCCAACGACGGAACCCGGCTCGCTGGCGTAACGATTCATGTCCCACTTGAAAAAATCAACGTCATGGTCCCGAACCAGTGCGTCAAGGACGCCAAACATGTGCTCCACCACCTCGGACCTGCCAAAATCAAGGATAAGCTGGTGGCGGCCCTCCGTGCGTGGGCGTCCTGGAAAATGCAGGATCCAGTCGGGATGGGCGCGGTAAAGATCCGAGTCCGGATTAACCATCTCGGGTTCGACCCATAGTCCGAACTTCATGCCCAGGCGTCTGATCTCCTGGGTCAAAGGTTTCAAACCGCCCGGAAAAATTTCCTCGCTCACCACCCAGTCGCCAAGACCTGCGCGGTCGTTTCTGCGGCTGCCGAACCAACCGTCGTCGATGCAGAAAAGCTCAACTCCGATGGAAGCCGCGAGTCGCACCAACTCCATTTGTTTTTCGAGATTGATGTCGAAATATGTGGCATCCCAACTGTTGTAGAGGACGGGCCGCAGTGCGGCACTGTCCGGCAACACATATTCGCGGATAAACCGGTGCAGTCGGCGGCTCGCGCCTCCCCGGCCATCACCGGCACAACCGTGGACCATCGCGGGCGTACGGTGCTTTCCGCCTGGAGCCAGCGAAATTGAAAAGTCGGACAATTCATAGCCACCATGCACCCGCACCGTGTTGCTCGGAAGCACCTCAAATCGCAAGCACCAATTTCCGCTGTAGGCAAGCGCACCAAACCAGACATCACCGGCGGACTCCGTCACGCCACCGCGCTCGTTCAAAAGGAAAAAGGGATTGCCGGCGTGTCCGGTGTTGAGCCCTTGCTGGTCGATGAGCAGTTTTCCCTGTTCGAGATTCTGCCGCACCGCGGTGAATTCACGGTTCCAGCAGCCCGTGGGCCGCGTCACTTCATACTCACCGTTGGGCAGGTTCAGCGTTCCAAACGCCAGGGATTCGATGGCAACTTCCATGGATGTGGCGTTCTCCAATTCAATCCAGCGCTCAATGATATCGTGCTCGGGTGTGATGCGGTAAAACAAGGTGGCCCGGAAATCGTACGCAATGTCTTTAAGCTTTACGCAAAGGGTTTCCCGCGGCTGGGTTTTCCGTGTCGGAACTCCGTGGACAGGCGCCAGGCCGGGGTTTTCATCCGTCCGAATTTCATGCGACACATAACGCAACCGCACATCGCGCACAGGCAGATTCGGAGACTCATGGGTTGCGGGCTTGGCGGCGGGCTGCGGGAAAGATGCTTTCAGGGCCACGTCGTGATAGCTGATATCGCCAAACGTGGGCAGCTCGTAGCGGCGCACCTGGGAATCCAATCCGTAACTGGTTTCCGCATAATCGTCAAGTCGGCCCAGTACCGGCTCCACATTCTCATTTTCAGGGAGGGAACCCGAACCCGTGTGGACAATCTGGCCGTTATCCAGGATGCGAAAGGCATAATAAGAAGCGCGCATTTGGATCTGAAACAGGCGCTGTTCGGCGTCAAAGCGAATGGTGTTCATAAGGCGTAAATTGAAAATCGTGCCCAAGAAATGGGTTTATTCAATATGATATTTTTTACAGGCACGGGTGTTGGTGCGAGCAATGCCATCACATCCATCGTGTAAGCCATTCAGGCCGGGCCTTAATGCCGCTTTTTTCCGGTCCTCTTTACAGCCATCAACCCATTCAATGTGACATGGAAGGTGGTACAGCATCCGGCGCACTGCCCCACGACTTGTTTGGCCGTGGACCCATTTCAAAGACGAGAGAACCGCCGGGAATCAGGTCACTGTGGTTGAACCACGGCTTATCAAGCGGTGCTTTGTTCAGCTTGGCGGATTGAATATATTTATTCACCGGCGAAACATTCCTGGCAGTAATCGTAAACACCGCACCATCGTCACGTGTGATTTTCACTTCTTCAAAAGACGGACTTCCGATCACATAGGTCGGTGAGCCGGGGCACACGGGATAAAAGCCCATGGCACTTAGGACATAATACGAGGACATTGCCCCATAGTCTTCGTCTCCAGGTATGCCTTCCGGACCGTCGTTAAACCAAAGACGCAGAGTTTCCCTGATTCTGCGCTGGGTTTTCCAAGGCTGGCCCGCGTAACAATACAAATACGGAATATGGAACGCCGGCTCGTTGCCTTGAGCATACTGGCCTATCAGGCCGGTCATGTCCGGGAAATTATACAAGAAGTGGTGTTTGGCCATGTTGTTGCCGTACTGTTCAACATAAAGCGCATCGAGGCGTGCAATAAACTTGTCACGGCCACCCATCAGGTTGATAAGCCCGGCGAAGTCATGCTGAACGTGGAAGGTATAGGTCCAGGAATTGCTCTCTGTGAAATAGTCCCTGCCTCCCGGACCACTGCTCCATAGAGGATCGAAATCGGGTGCCCAATTTCCGTCCGCTGTCTTGGGCGCCATAAAGCCAATACGGCTGTCAAAAACATTTTTGTAATTGTACGCCCGCTTCATGAAGTATTCGTAATCGTCCTGTTTGTTCAGTGCCCTGGCCATCTGCGCGCAACACCAATCGTCGTAGGCGGCCTCCAGAGTGACCGAAACCGCCTGGCGGGATTCAAAGGGGTGTACACTCTTTTCCGTCTCTCTTTCACCACGCATCCAGACGGTTTGCATTTTCGGTCCTGATGGATCCAGGATAAATTCATTTGTTTCCCTTTTCGGTTTGCCAAGGGCCGGAAAGAAGCCTTTCTCGCGATATATCGAGTCGAGCTTCGTGGCCGGGCCGTTGCGATATGGCAAAAGCGTGGCCTCCATGGCGTTCTTCCTCATGCCTTCGTAGGCCTTTTCCACATCAAAATTGCGGTAACCCTTAAAGAAGGTGTCGGCGATAAGTGCATCCGCATGGTATCCGATCATTGCCCTATGTTCGCTTGTAATATCCGGAACCGAGGGCATCCAACCGCTCTGTTCATACATCCGCACATACGACTGAACCATATCTTCCTGACGATGCGGCTCGAGCAGAAGCTGCAACGGGTGCGCGGTGCGATAAGTGTCCCACAGTGAGTCAATGGTATAATAGGGATGGTTACCAGCCTCATGTACCTTTTCGTCAAAGCCGACATACTGGCCGTTTTCGGTGAAGTTAACCATGCACAGCTTGGAGTGATACAGCGCGGTATAAAAAATAGTGCGCTCCCTTTCAGTACCGCCTTTGATGACGATCTGGGTGAGCGCCTTATTCCAGACATCCCGCGCCCTGTTCCGCGCTGTCGCAAAGTCCCAGT
Coding sequences within:
- a CDS encoding GH92 family glycosyl hydrolase; its protein translation is MDYVNTNIGGVARLLQAIGPDVQMPHGMMSIVPRTRPKVVDRYLSDKIFGFPAGAAVFMPTTGAVDTVLENIASDFDHDLETATPYFYSVLLEKYDIQVEYTVSDHAVFYRFHFPEKQPAHLLWWEGKGSKGFNRTGPASLQGEGPNHLYWVAECSAPIAAMDSSIVISGKTAAAMTLTTSGGEWAGVRIGISRLSAEQARINLKSEMPDWDFATARNRARDVWNKALTQIVIKGGTERERTIFYTALYHSKLCMVNFTENGQYVGFDEKVHEAGNHPYYTIDSLWDTYRTAHPLQLLLEPHRQEDMVQSYVRMYEQSGWMPSVPDITSEHRAMIGYHADALIADTFFKGYRNFDVEKAYEGMRKNAMEATLLPYRNGPATKLDSIYREKGFFPALGKPKRETNEFILDPSGPKMQTVWMRGERETEKSVHPFESRQAVSVTLEAAYDDWCCAQMARALNKQDDYEYFMKRAYNYKNVFDSRIGFMAPKTADGNWAPDFDPLWSSGPGGRDYFTESNSWTYTFHVQHDFAGLINLMGGRDKFIARLDALYVEQYGNNMAKHHFLYNFPDMTGLIGQYAQGNEPAFHIPYLYCYAGQPWKTQRRIRETLRLWFNDGPEGIPGDEDYGAMSSYYVLSAMGFYPVCPGSPTYVIGSPSFEEVKITRDDGAVFTITARNVSPVNKYIQSAKLNKAPLDKPWFNHSDLIPGGSLVFEMGPRPNKSWGSAPDAVPPSMSH
- a CDS encoding TIM barrel protein, with product MSKISQSLSWWCFQNRGIEPDALLSGAAKIGYQGIDLIDETLWPAVKRHGLSVSAINGHGTIEQGLNRREDAGRIEKELRANIAKAGQWKIPILICFSGNRAGLSDEAGLEQCAETIAKVAPAAADAGVTLAMELLNSKVDHKDYQCDHTAWGVELCRRVASPAFKLLYDIYHMQIMEGDIIRSIQANHAFFAHYHTAGNPGRGQPDSTQELFYPAIYKAIAATGYTGFISHEFIPSGNPLEALEKAFNDCDKALRTSAAAV
- a CDS encoding alpha-galactosidase; this translates as MNTIRFDAEQRLFQIQMRASYYAFRILDNGQIVHTGSGSLPENENVEPVLGRLDDYAETSYGLDSQVRRYELPTFGDISYHDVALKASFPQPAAKPATHESPNLPVRDVRLRYVSHEIRTDENPGLAPVHGVPTRKTQPRETLCVKLKDIAYDFRATLFYRITPEHDIIERWIELENATSMEVAIESLAFGTLNLPNGEYEVTRPTGCWNREFTAVRQNLEQGKLLIDQQGLNTGHAGNPFFLLNERGGVTESAGDVWFGALAYSGNWCLRFEVLPSNTVRVHGGYELSDFSISLAPGGKHRTPAMVHGCAGDGRGGASRRLHRFIREYVLPDSAALRPVLYNSWDATYFDINLEKQMELVRLAASIGVELFCIDDGWFGSRRNDRAGLGDWVVSEEIFPGGLKPLTQEIRRLGMKFGLWVEPEMVNPDSDLYRAHPDWILHFPGRPRTEGRHQLILDFGRSEVVEHMFGVLDALVRDHDVDFFKWDMNRYASEPGSVVGKAIWQKHVAAVYSLFDRLRGAHPKLSIQSCSAGGGRVDIGMFGRADQVWASDNSDAHDRVIIEDGFSLAYPPRAMECWVTNEENPLTKRIASLDLRFDVAMRGALGIGSALNRLSAEELDAYKRKIEFYKKIRPVVQEGDLYRLSLGLEGGVSIWEIVLPDASRAVYSIAVINLAQGRFRTPARLRALDAASVYAVIDEKGTELGRYSGYQLMTLGLPGDTASGGHGGAIRSRTLLLERIK